One genomic window of Desulfobacterales bacterium includes the following:
- a CDS encoding DUF5664 domain-containing protein produces the protein MTPWRTVFGLGSHGGNDEQPIGNVAGIVGGEAGELAGVKAGAKLNTNLNTWDSNAWKDDPLGAVSQDDTAPKNNVEEGKDEIYLVPMDLVLRYVPAAYQEGVVKYKRESWRGGFKVSVLVNAIARHLVCFFWGGEDLDREAVEKYGIRKTHMAAIIFCCLSILWTLEVRRDLDDRPGRLRAWRKNGGVNSAGKDRKKGRDVPEAPRC, from the coding sequence ATGACACCTTGGAGGACGGTTTTTGGTTTGGGGTCTCACGGGGGGAATGATGAGCAGCCGATTGGCAATGTGGCTGGTATTGTGGGCGGCGAGGCCGGCGAGCTGGCGGGGGTGAAGGCGGGGGCGAAGCTGAACACGAATTTGAACACCTGGGATTCGAACGCATGGAAGGATGATCCGCTTGGCGCAGTTTCACAAGACGATACGGCACCGAAGAACAATGTTGAGGAGGGCAAGGACGAGATCTATTTGGTTCCGATGGATTTGGTCCTGAGATATGTGCCTGCGGCATATCAAGAAGGGGTTGTGAAATACAAGCGGGAGTCTTGGCGGGGCGGGTTCAAGGTGTCGGTGCTGGTGAATGCGATTGCGCGGCATTTGGTTTGTTTTTTTTGGGGCGGAGAGGATTTGGATCGCGAGGCGGTTGAGAAGTATGGGATCAGGAAGACGCACATGGCGGCGATTATTTTTTGTTGTTTGTCGATATTGTGGACGTTGGAAGTGCGGCGGGATTTGGATGATCGGCCTGGGCGGTTGAGGGCGTGGCGGAAGAATGGTGGCGTGAATAGTGCTGGGAAGGATCGGAAAAAAGGTCGGGATGTGCCTGAGGCGCCAAGGTGCTGA
- a CDS encoding sigma-70 family RNA polymerase sigma factor, which produces MENIISEVLAIYGKQAERANNLDKSMDIEAYRECLQSAMEKVLTTNGQCIKDIMDKYQMISDIKGAFNRLVRRETDSLKHRKVRQEKHETFSIDATFTDHKNMEVNRIEIIDYKQVRNAEHNEMIRHIKELLKDDIDREIFVQYQVYECTQSEIADLLGISQQAVQKRITRINAVITNSNLRNILDSRAVKQIGEITGKKQHIEQSYDTSPNPGASIAPDTHKADIRKARRAARAAKQATINYAVSLGKIGIPTKEKPVEIIVSMGAGSNWLSKNYPARV; this is translated from the coding sequence ATGGAAAACATTATCAGCGAGGTATTAGCGATTTATGGAAAACAGGCCGAAAGAGCAAACAACCTTGATAAATCAATGGATATTGAGGCATACCGCGAATGCCTTCAATCGGCCATGGAAAAGGTTCTTACTACCAATGGGCAATGCATTAAGGATATTATGGATAAATACCAAATGATATCAGATATAAAAGGCGCTTTCAATCGCCTTGTTAGGAGGGAAACGGACTCATTAAAACACAGGAAAGTAAGACAAGAAAAACACGAAACATTTAGCATCGACGCAACATTTACCGATCATAAAAATATGGAAGTGAATCGTATTGAAATTATTGATTATAAACAGGTTCGGAATGCCGAACATAATGAAATGATAAGACATATCAAAGAGTTATTGAAGGATGATATTGACCGTGAAATATTTGTACAATATCAAGTATATGAATGCACTCAATCAGAAATAGCCGACTTATTAGGCATAAGTCAGCAAGCAGTGCAAAAAAGGATAACCCGGATAAATGCAGTGATTACAAACAGTAACCTAAGAAACATTTTAGACAGTCGCGCAGTTAAACAAATAGGAGAAATAACAGGGAAAAAGCAGCATATAGAGCAATCATACGACACAAGCCCGAATCCGGGCGCGTCTATTGCGCCCGATACCCATAAAGCCGATATCCGTAAAGCCCGACGGGCAGCAAGGGCAGCAAAGCAAGCGACTATCAATTATGCCGTATCATTAGGCAAGATAGGTATACCAACGAAAGAAAAGCCGGTTGAAATTATCGTATCAATGGGCGCGGGTAGCAATTGGTTATCAAAAAACTACCCGGCAAGGGTATAA
- a CDS encoding ParB/RepB/Spo0J family partition protein translates to METKLQNIALDRIAPDPGQPRKTANMTQELMDYLTGLGKSIAAEGLNNPIKVRPNPDPEIDVDWMLINGECRWRASAMVGLKEIPAFIDDSGKSAGDIFLDQVLDNETRKNLPPMDTVESYKKALDLGIDIERLAAAVGKSVATISMDLPLLNLPEKAKQMVNAGALPKAVARKIAEFPNSVKMEKALEWALKANNAKDQLAKVEAYRLESSQLRLFDMPEGKDKDALKEAGKMFDRLAKQVGDFANSKYANGKGPLVILARKRELSMVEALAAQMVKIGQKISEDARMYRAQDKHAAM, encoded by the coding sequence ATGGAAACCAAACTGCAAAATATCGCACTGGATAGGATTGCGCCCGACCCTGGGCAGCCAAGAAAAACGGCAAACATGACACAGGAATTAATGGATTATTTGACCGGGCTGGGAAAATCAATCGCGGCCGAGGGATTGAATAACCCGATCAAGGTTCGCCCGAATCCGGACCCGGAAATTGACGTGGACTGGATGCTGATCAATGGCGAATGCCGATGGCGGGCAAGTGCGATGGTTGGCTTAAAAGAAATTCCGGCATTTATTGACGACTCTGGAAAGTCGGCCGGGGACATTTTCTTGGATCAAGTATTGGACAATGAAACAAGAAAAAACCTGCCTCCGATGGATACAGTGGAAAGTTACAAAAAGGCTCTCGACCTGGGAATTGACATCGAACGCCTGGCCGCGGCTGTTGGGAAATCAGTCGCGACAATTAGCATGGATTTGCCGCTGTTGAATCTTCCAGAAAAAGCGAAACAGATGGTGAACGCCGGCGCGCTTCCGAAGGCGGTGGCCCGGAAAATCGCGGAATTCCCGAATTCCGTGAAAATGGAAAAAGCGCTTGAATGGGCACTGAAAGCGAATAACGCGAAAGACCAGTTGGCGAAAGTCGAGGCGTACCGGCTGGAAAGTAGCCAGTTGAGACTTTTCGACATGCCCGAAGGGAAGGACAAGGACGCCCTGAAGGAAGCCGGGAAAATGTTTGACCGTCTGGCGAAACAAGTGGGCGATTTTGCGAACTCGAAATATGCCAACGGGAAAGGCCCGCTGGTAATCCTGGCAAGAAAAAGAGAACTGTCAATGGTGGAAGCACTGGCCGCCCAGATGGTGAAAATAGGCCAGAAAATAAGCGAAGACGCAAGGATGTATCGGGCGCAAGATAAGCACGCGGCGATGTAA
- a CDS encoding DUF3560 domain-containing protein: MDHTATYSPDDNSLRLYPAYRLDKEDYNRVKAAGFKWAPKQELFVAHMWTPHREDLLIEMCGEIGDEDTGLVERAEERADRFSDYSSNRAADAESARKQVSAIADNIPLGQPILVGHHSEKHARKHAEKIENGMRKAVKMWETSKYWKSRAAGALRHAKYKERPDVRARRIKKIEADKRASERTKNNAEKYLAAWTDPDKELTLDRALALSDISYSSFKFPLAEYPREPPVSQYEGDMGLWSALDGKIITPEQARDLIVPAYRNTINFCDRWLSHYENRLIYERAMLEEQGGLKADAFDFQIGGQVKHRWGWNVIKKINRKDGVITSLSLFSKSYPTKVNVEEVQDYTPPAEADIEKVKAVTKLPPMCNYETEKCAVMTQAEFKAVYQDHKSSAVVNQPGVERHRIRVVDGFIGRKHGAVTEKQWGWVKVFISDAKVKHPAAEILKPAVEIPAAKMENARKPTGHYSEPEKTIFDDMKDALRNGGVRVVSAPQLFPTPLEIAKKMVEAADIRGEHRVLEPSAGTGNLLKAIGSAPEKVAVEINHAAVEALARCGVSGLHIVHDDFLKCTPETLGRFDRVIMNPPFANGEDIKHILHALQFLFNNSRLIALCANGPRQREKLIPLAEESGGYWLDLPTGSFASAGTNVNVAMLVIEN; encoded by the coding sequence ATGGACCACACAGCCACGTACTCACCAGATGACAACTCCCTCCGCCTATACCCGGCCTATCGCCTCGACAAAGAAGATTATAATCGAGTGAAAGCCGCCGGTTTCAAATGGGCACCGAAACAAGAACTTTTTGTCGCTCACATGTGGACCCCTCATCGAGAGGACCTGCTTATTGAAATGTGCGGCGAAATCGGCGACGAGGACACCGGCCTGGTCGAACGAGCGGAAGAGCGGGCCGACCGGTTTAGTGATTATAGCAGTAACCGGGCTGCCGATGCAGAATCCGCACGAAAACAGGTTTCTGCAATTGCAGACAACATCCCGCTCGGGCAACCGATCCTCGTCGGGCACCATTCCGAAAAACACGCGCGAAAACATGCCGAGAAAATCGAAAACGGCATGCGCAAAGCCGTCAAGATGTGGGAAACATCAAAATACTGGAAGTCTCGGGCCGCCGGAGCGCTGCGGCATGCGAAATATAAAGAGCGCCCGGATGTGCGAGCCAGGCGAATCAAGAAAATTGAAGCCGACAAGCGGGCCTCAGAACGGACGAAAAATAATGCCGAAAAGTATCTTGCGGCATGGACCGACCCGGACAAGGAGCTGACACTCGACCGGGCGCTCGCCCTCAGTGACATCAGCTACTCATCTTTTAAATTCCCACTGGCAGAGTATCCAAGAGAACCACCGGTCAGCCAATATGAAGGAGACATGGGATTATGGAGCGCACTTGATGGGAAAATCATCACACCAGAACAAGCCAGAGACCTGATTGTGCCCGCCTATCGAAATACGATTAATTTCTGTGACAGGTGGCTCTCGCATTACGAAAACCGCCTGATATATGAACGCGCCATGCTGGAAGAACAGGGCGGGCTCAAGGCGGACGCATTTGATTTTCAAATCGGCGGGCAGGTGAAGCACCGATGGGGATGGAACGTCATCAAGAAAATCAACAGGAAAGACGGCGTAATAACTTCGCTGTCTTTATTCAGCAAGAGTTACCCAACGAAAGTTAACGTTGAAGAGGTTCAAGACTATACCCCGCCGGCAGAAGCGGACATTGAGAAGGTCAAGGCCGTGACCAAGTTGCCGCCTATGTGCAATTATGAAACTGAAAAATGTGCAGTCATGACACAGGCTGAATTTAAGGCTGTATACCAAGATCACAAAAGCTCTGCTGTCGTTAACCAGCCGGGCGTTGAACGGCACCGAATCAGAGTCGTTGATGGGTTTATCGGTCGGAAACATGGTGCCGTGACCGAAAAACAATGGGGCTGGGTTAAGGTTTTTATCTCTGACGCGAAAGTCAAACACCCGGCTGCGGAGATACTGAAACCGGCCGTTGAAATACCAGCGGCAAAGATGGAGAACGCCAGAAAACCAACTGGCCATTATTCTGAGCCAGAGAAGACCATATTCGATGATATGAAAGACGCCCTTCGCAATGGTGGCGTAAGGGTCGTGTCGGCCCCTCAGTTGTTTCCAACGCCCCTGGAGATTGCCAAGAAAATGGTGGAGGCTGCCGATATCCGCGGCGAGCACCGAGTTCTCGAACCATCCGCCGGCACCGGGAACCTTCTCAAGGCGATAGGCTCAGCGCCCGAGAAGGTAGCGGTTGAAATAAACCATGCAGCTGTTGAAGCACTGGCAAGGTGCGGTGTGTCTGGCCTTCACATTGTGCATGATGATTTTTTGAAATGCACACCGGAAACCCTCGGGAGATTTGACCGAGTGATTATGAACCCGCCATTTGCCAATGGAGAGGACATCAAGCACATCCTTCACGCGCTGCAATTCTTGTTTAATAACAGCCGCCTGATCGCATTATGCGCGAATGGGCCAAGGCAACGTGAAAAGCTTATACCGCTGGCCGAGGAGTCAGGGGGATATTGGTTGGACCTGCCGACTGGAAGTTTCGCTTCGGCTGGGACGAATGTGAATGTGGCAATGCTTGTAATTGAAAATTAA
- a CDS encoding histidine kinase, translated as MNRKPLYDIAACICLGLMGFFANWFNFELFFNVDFLMGSFFVMLAILLLGELFGIITGFVAATCTFFLWNHPWAIIIMTAEAAFVAVSVNRRRGDPIISNMTYWAFIGMPLVYFFYHHVMAIQLQSTFLIMLKQAMNGIFNCLIATIVFLLLKKGRRSRPKRIGYSQAIFVTMVSFVIVPAMLFLVIGMRLYLKHETAMMIDKLSASTTIAQKSLANWIKGNHQVIHTLSVLVGDPDKTPASVMQHYVDMFKSSAPAFSKIGVLNRQATTVAYAPMMVEGRSTLGVDFSDRPYISIMKRKKQPFIPDVMMGKLGNPVPIAMLLAPIVIDGNYKGYVSGVIDISGLISDIKQLAAQEYIHFTLVDAKFQVIASSHTDQKIMEVFQPPYPVSPGQESPKTFHWVPEAPAGTSIMQRWRSSIMVKTCPIIPECDWRLIAETSILPLVEQISLFSIKGLALLSFLTAFTVVLAHMFSKGFVSTVRKLQYATRSLPERLTEETTIDWPESRIIEIEALCENFREMSQALDISFKKQKQINETLEKRVIERTTALRESEERLRFALESAQMGTFDYQLTSGKVFWDNKTKKFKDINVGSPLGYQDVLAMIHPEDRQRIDKEIKQALDPGSDGAVETEFRLDLIDNTVHWTIVRGRVYFEGKGADRRPARMSGTYLDATDRKRIELELEAYRQHLERLVEDRTRELEKKNELLQLEICERNQIEKELRGSREQLRTLASRLQVSREQERIHVAREIHDVMAQELTRLKFDVIWLQRVLKRHENSIEIQSLADRISEMGRTTDTVIQSVQKIATELRPAVLDSLGLSAAVEWQARDFQARSGIACQVSVPEEQPSIGRDGATTVFRVLQESLTNVIRHAGATHVDIMLQEQNKQCILIVKDNGCGISPNIVTNPLSIGLTGMRERALLLGGQFSICGRPESGTVVELCIPLISPKD; from the coding sequence ATGAATCGGAAACCTTTGTACGACATTGCAGCTTGTATTTGTTTAGGCCTGATGGGGTTTTTTGCGAATTGGTTTAATTTCGAGCTGTTCTTTAATGTAGATTTTCTGATGGGCTCTTTTTTTGTGATGCTTGCAATCCTATTGTTGGGCGAACTATTTGGGATCATTACAGGTTTCGTCGCCGCGACCTGTACCTTTTTTCTTTGGAATCACCCTTGGGCCATTATCATCATGACAGCAGAAGCCGCCTTTGTTGCCGTTAGCGTCAACAGGCGCAGAGGGGATCCGATCATTAGTAATATGACCTATTGGGCATTCATCGGTATGCCCTTGGTCTATTTTTTCTACCACCATGTCATGGCGATTCAACTTCAGAGCACCTTTCTAATAATGCTCAAGCAAGCTATGAATGGCATTTTCAATTGCCTGATCGCGACTATTGTTTTTCTTTTGCTCAAAAAAGGCCGCAGGTCCCGCCCCAAGCGAATTGGTTATTCACAGGCCATTTTTGTCACAATGGTGTCATTTGTGATTGTTCCCGCCATGCTGTTTTTGGTCATTGGCATGAGACTATATCTAAAACATGAGACGGCAATGATGATAGATAAGCTTTCTGCATCAACCACCATTGCACAAAAGAGCCTTGCAAATTGGATCAAAGGAAATCATCAAGTTATTCATACCCTCTCGGTTTTAGTGGGAGATCCAGATAAAACGCCCGCTTCCGTCATGCAGCACTATGTCGACATGTTTAAATCCTCCGCCCCCGCCTTTTCTAAGATAGGCGTTCTGAACCGGCAAGCAACAACCGTTGCTTATGCACCCATGATGGTGGAAGGGAGATCCACGTTGGGAGTTGATTTTTCTGATCGGCCGTATATCTCAATAATGAAAAGAAAGAAACAACCCTTTATACCCGATGTGATGATGGGGAAGCTTGGAAACCCTGTTCCAATAGCCATGCTACTTGCCCCTATTGTGATTGATGGAAACTACAAGGGATATGTCAGCGGCGTTATCGATATCTCCGGTCTAATAAGTGATATCAAACAGTTGGCTGCTCAAGAATACATCCACTTCACGTTGGTAGACGCCAAGTTTCAGGTGATTGCCAGCTCGCATACCGATCAAAAGATCATGGAGGTTTTCCAACCGCCCTATCCTGTGAGCCCTGGACAAGAATCGCCTAAAACCTTCCATTGGGTTCCGGAGGCGCCGGCCGGCACCAGCATTATGCAACGCTGGCGATCATCGATAATGGTTAAAACCTGCCCCATCATCCCGGAATGCGATTGGCGACTGATTGCTGAAACTTCAATCCTGCCGTTGGTAGAGCAAATTTCGTTGTTCAGCATCAAGGGCTTGGCCTTGCTATCGTTTTTAACTGCTTTTACCGTGGTTCTCGCGCATATGTTCAGTAAGGGGTTCGTCTCAACCGTTCGAAAACTCCAATACGCGACGAGATCTCTGCCCGAACGGCTGACTGAGGAAACCACCATCGATTGGCCTGAAAGCAGAATTATTGAAATAGAAGCCCTCTGTGAAAATTTTCGGGAGATGTCCCAGGCCTTGGATATTTCTTTTAAAAAGCAAAAACAAATCAACGAGACGCTAGAAAAACGGGTAATCGAACGTACCACGGCCCTTAGGGAAAGCGAGGAGCGGTTGCGGTTTGCTCTTGAATCCGCGCAGATGGGAACCTTCGATTACCAACTTACCTCAGGAAAAGTTTTTTGGGATAATAAAACCAAGAAGTTCAAAGATATAAATGTCGGTTCACCTTTGGGTTATCAGGATGTACTTGCAATGATCCATCCGGAAGATCGGCAGCGCATCGACAAAGAAATAAAGCAAGCCTTAGATCCAGGATCCGACGGAGCTGTTGAAACAGAATTCAGACTCGATCTGATAGACAATACCGTGCACTGGACCATTGTCAGAGGCCGGGTCTATTTCGAGGGCAAGGGCGCAGATCGCCGGCCAGCTCGTATGTCTGGTACATATCTTGATGCAACTGACCGTAAACGAATTGAACTAGAACTTGAAGCGTATCGTCAGCACCTTGAGCGGCTGGTTGAAGATCGGACCCGCGAATTGGAGAAAAAAAATGAGCTATTGCAGCTGGAAATATGTGAACGTAATCAGATTGAAAAAGAATTGAGGGGCTCCCGCGAGCAATTGCGCACCTTGGCTTCTCGTTTGCAAGTAAGTCGTGAGCAGGAGCGCATTCACGTTGCTCGTGAAATTCATGATGTCATGGCACAGGAATTGACGCGTTTGAAGTTTGATGTGATTTGGTTACAGCGCGTTCTGAAACGACATGAAAATTCGATAGAAATACAATCCTTGGCCGACAGGATTTCTGAAATGGGGCGGACAACGGATACGGTAATCCAAAGTGTACAAAAAATTGCTACGGAACTAAGGCCGGCAGTTCTTGATAGTCTTGGACTAAGTGCCGCTGTAGAATGGCAGGCAAGGGATTTTCAGGCCCGAAGTGGAATCGCATGCCAGGTGTCTGTTCCAGAGGAACAACCGTCTATCGGCAGGGATGGCGCCACAACGGTTTTTCGCGTTTTGCAAGAGAGCTTAACCAATGTAATACGACATGCTGGCGCGACTCATGTTGATATTATGTTGCAAGAACAAAACAAACAGTGCATTTTAATTGTTAAAGACAACGGGTGCGGGATTTCACCGAATATTGTCACCAATCCGTTGTCCATAGGTTTGACGGGCATGCGTGAACGGGCACTACTGTTGGGAGGGCAATTCTCAATTTGCGGTCGACCTGAATCTGGTACTGTTGTAGAACTTTGCATTCCGCTTATTTCTCCAAAAGACTGA
- a CDS encoding response regulator transcription factor: MNFLIADDHQLLRRGVIQIIAEEYPYAHFGEASTTTETLLCLSQRTWNLLILDIFMPGRSGLEVLSEVRRMHSPPPILVLSSAPEDQMAIRVLKAGAHGYLNKQTAPENLIKAVHKILSGGRYASDAIADQLLNQIGRKDSNGKWLSDREYSVLQHLVSGKTISQIASELSLSPKTISTYHIRIWEKLHVKNDAEMIRYTIEKGLDHLKT; the protein is encoded by the coding sequence ATGAACTTTCTTATCGCTGATGACCATCAATTGTTGCGCAGGGGAGTCATCCAGATTATCGCCGAAGAGTATCCCTATGCACATTTCGGGGAAGCATCAACTACAACGGAAACTTTACTTTGCCTATCGCAGAGGACGTGGAATTTGCTGATTCTAGATATTTTTATGCCTGGGCGGAGTGGGTTGGAGGTACTCTCAGAGGTGCGGCGAATGCATTCTCCACCGCCCATTTTAGTGTTAAGCAGTGCGCCTGAAGATCAGATGGCCATACGGGTGCTAAAAGCCGGCGCACATGGTTATCTGAATAAACAAACTGCCCCTGAGAATTTAATCAAGGCGGTTCATAAAATTCTGTCGGGTGGACGATACGCCAGCGATGCCATAGCAGACCAACTCCTCAATCAAATTGGTCGTAAAGACAGTAATGGAAAGTGGTTATCTGACAGAGAGTACTCAGTCTTACAACATTTGGTTTCGGGAAAAACTATCTCCCAAATTGCTTCAGAGCTGTCTCTGAGCCCGAAAACCATCAGTACCTACCATATTCGAATATGGGAAAAGCTACATGTCAAAAACGATGCGGAAATGATCCGATATACTATTGAGAAAGGATTGGATCATCTGAAAACATAG